Proteins encoded by one window of Streptomyces sp. NBC_01477:
- a CDS encoding cell division protein FtsL: protein MSPLRGRGATAARTPFVILVVTLLAGGLISLLLLNAAVNQDSFQLNKLEKETTGYTDEQQQLQQEVDQYGAPGTLERKARELGMVPGGNPAFLDPGGSVRGTPERATAPPAPKPSATLTPPPTPTTSPGTPPAAPMTPGR from the coding sequence GTGAGCCCGCTGCGCGGGCGGGGCGCAACCGCGGCGCGTACGCCCTTCGTCATCCTTGTCGTGACACTGCTCGCCGGTGGCCTGATCTCGCTGCTGCTGCTCAATGCCGCGGTCAATCAGGACTCCTTCCAGCTGAACAAGCTGGAGAAGGAGACCACCGGGTACACGGACGAGCAGCAGCAACTGCAGCAGGAGGTCGATCAGTACGGCGCTCCGGGGACGCTGGAGCGCAAGGCCCGCGAGCTGGGCATGGTCCCGGGCGGCAACCCGGCCTTCCTCGACCCGGGCGGGTCGGTGCGCGGCACCCCCGAGCGGGCGACGGCGCCGCCCGCGCCGAAGCCCTCGGCGACGCTCACCCCGCCTCCGACCCCGACCACGTCCCCGGGCACACCCCCGGCCGCCCCGATGACCCCTGGCAGGTGA
- a CDS encoding UDP-N-acetylmuramoyl-tripeptide--D-alanyl-D-alanine ligase: protein MIPLSLAEVARAVGGSTHDIPDDSLLVTGPVVRDSREVVPGALFVAFAGERADGHDFAAATVAAGAVAVLAARPVGVPAIVVEDVQAALGALARHVIERLGATVVALTGSAGKTSTKDLLAQLLERLAPTVYTPGSLNNEIGLPLTALQADAKTRHLVLEMGARGIGHIAYLAGLTPPRIGLVLNVGTAHIGEFGGREQIAQAKGELVEALPDGAAGGIAVLNADDPLVLAMADRTKARVVLFGESEQAAVRATDVRLNDRGQAVFSLRTPTGCAEVTLRLYGEHHVSNALAAAAVASELGMPAGEIAIALSAAGPLSHWRMEVTERPDGVTVVNDAYNANPESMRAALRALAAMGRSAQAAGGRTWAVLGKMAELGGEALAEHDAVGRLAVRLNVSKLVAVGGTEAAWLQMGAYNEGSWGEESVHVSDVEAAIDLLRAEVRPGDVVLVKASRSVGLEAVAQALTESGPGGTAAREGAAR from the coding sequence GTGATCCCCCTTTCCCTCGCCGAGGTCGCACGTGCGGTCGGCGGGAGCACGCACGACATACCGGACGACAGCCTGCTGGTCACGGGTCCCGTGGTCAGGGACTCCCGCGAGGTGGTGCCCGGCGCGCTGTTCGTCGCCTTCGCCGGTGAGCGGGCCGACGGCCACGACTTCGCCGCCGCGACGGTCGCGGCCGGCGCGGTCGCGGTGCTCGCCGCCCGCCCGGTCGGTGTGCCCGCGATCGTGGTCGAGGACGTGCAGGCCGCGCTCGGCGCGCTGGCCCGGCACGTCATCGAGCGGCTGGGCGCCACCGTGGTGGCCCTCACCGGCTCCGCGGGCAAGACCAGCACCAAGGACCTGCTCGCGCAGCTGCTGGAGCGCCTCGCGCCGACCGTCTACACCCCCGGGTCGCTCAACAACGAGATCGGCCTGCCGCTGACCGCCCTCCAGGCCGACGCGAAGACCCGCCACCTGGTGCTGGAGATGGGCGCCCGCGGTATCGGCCACATCGCGTACCTGGCCGGCCTGACGCCGCCGCGGATCGGCCTGGTCCTCAACGTCGGGACCGCGCACATCGGCGAGTTCGGCGGCCGTGAGCAGATCGCCCAGGCCAAGGGGGAGTTGGTCGAGGCGCTGCCGGACGGGGCCGCGGGCGGCATCGCCGTACTGAACGCCGACGACCCGCTGGTCCTGGCCATGGCGGACCGCACCAAGGCCCGGGTGGTGCTCTTCGGGGAGAGCGAACAGGCCGCGGTGCGGGCCACCGACGTCCGGCTCAACGACCGGGGGCAGGCGGTGTTCTCCCTGCGGACACCCACCGGGTGCGCCGAGGTGACCTTGCGCCTGTACGGTGAGCACCACGTGTCGAACGCGCTCGCCGCAGCCGCCGTCGCCAGTGAACTCGGCATGCCCGCCGGGGAGATCGCCATCGCGCTCTCCGCGGCAGGACCGCTGTCGCACTGGCGGATGGAGGTCACCGAGCGCCCCGACGGCGTGACGGTCGTCAACGACGCCTACAACGCGAACCCCGAATCCATGAGGGCAGCCCTGCGCGCACTCGCCGCGATGGGCAGGTCCGCACAGGCCGCGGGGGGACGGACGTGGGCGGTACTGGGAAAGATGGCCGAACTGGGCGGGGAAGCACTCGCCGAGCACGACGCGGTGGGGCGGCTGGCCGTCCGGCTCAACGTCAGCAAGCTCGTTGCGGTCGGCGGTACGGAAGCCGCGTGGCTGCAAATGGGCGCCTATAACGAGGGTTCGTGGGGTGAGGAGTCGGTGCACGTGTCCGACGTGGAGGCGGCGATCGACCTGTTGCGCGCAGAAGTGCGCCCGGGTGATGTCGTGCTGGTGAAGGCATCACGGTCGGTCGGTCTTGAGGCTGTCGCCCAGGCGCTGACCGAGAGCGGTCCCGGCGGTACGGCGGCCCGTGAGGGTGCCGCGCGATGA
- the rsmH gene encoding 16S rRNA (cytosine(1402)-N(4))-methyltransferase RsmH, producing the protein MSDTPAQPPEPRHVPVMLRRCLDLLAPALAEPGAVVVDATLGLGGHSEALLSTFPAARLIALDRDPEALKLSGKRLARFGDRATLVHAVYDDLPDVLAGLSVPRVQGVLFDLGVSSMQLDEADRGFAYAQDAPLDMRMDQTTGISAAEVLNTYPPGDLVRILRAYGEEKFARKIVDAVVRQRDAEPFRNSARLVELIRDALPQAAKRTGGNPAKRTFQALRIEVNGELAVLERAIPAAVASLAVGGRIAVLAYHSLEDRLVKQVFAAGAANTAPPGLPVVPEQYQPRLRLLTRGAELPTEDEIAENRRAAPARLRGAERIREATR; encoded by the coding sequence ATGAGCGACACCCCTGCGCAGCCGCCGGAGCCCCGGCACGTCCCGGTGATGCTGCGGCGCTGCCTCGACCTGCTGGCGCCCGCGCTGGCGGAACCCGGCGCGGTCGTCGTGGACGCCACGCTCGGCCTCGGCGGACACAGCGAGGCGCTGCTGAGCACCTTCCCCGCCGCCCGGCTGATCGCGCTCGACCGCGACCCGGAGGCCCTCAAGCTCTCCGGCAAGCGGCTGGCCCGCTTCGGCGACCGGGCCACCCTGGTCCACGCGGTCTACGACGACCTGCCCGACGTCCTCGCCGGGCTGTCCGTGCCGCGTGTGCAGGGCGTGCTCTTCGACCTCGGCGTGTCGTCCATGCAGCTCGACGAGGCCGACCGCGGTTTCGCGTACGCGCAGGACGCCCCGCTGGACATGCGGATGGACCAGACCACCGGGATCAGCGCGGCCGAGGTGCTGAACACCTACCCGCCGGGCGACCTGGTCCGCATCCTGCGCGCCTACGGCGAGGAGAAGTTCGCCCGCAAGATCGTGGACGCGGTGGTGCGCCAACGCGACGCGGAGCCCTTCCGCAACAGCGCCAGGCTGGTCGAGCTGATCAGGGACGCGCTGCCGCAGGCCGCCAAGCGCACCGGCGGCAACCCGGCCAAGCGCACCTTCCAGGCGCTGCGGATCGAGGTCAACGGGGAGCTGGCGGTGCTGGAGCGGGCGATCCCCGCCGCGGTCGCCTCCCTCGCGGTGGGCGGCCGGATCGCGGTGCTCGCCTACCACTCCCTCGAGGACCGGCTGGTCAAGCAGGTCTTCGCGGCCGGCGCCGCGAACACCGCCCCGCCGGGGCTGCCGGTGGTGCCCGAGCAGTACCAGCCGCGGCTGCGGCTGCTCACCCGCGGCGCCGAGCTGCCCACCGAGGACGAGATCGCCGAGAACCGGCGGGCCGCGCCCGCCCGGCTGCGCGGCGCCGAGCGGATCCGCGAGGCGACCAGGTGA
- a CDS encoding UDP-N-acetylmuramoyl-L-alanyl-D-glutamate--2,6-diaminopimelate ligase translates to MAGTDRDQHAAAGGTRRDPRRPPPACFGPEPGQPGNLTAVSNPDQATLTQPGAPRPTRVRPKPLADLARRLGAPDPGGDSTVTGITHDSRAVRPGDLYAALPGARFHGADFAAQAAAAGAAAVLTDPAGAERAAATGLPVLTVADPRSVMGGLAAAVYDEPGEALLRIGITGTSGKTTTAYLVEGGLRAATGGGTGLIGTVETRIGDERLKSERTTPEATDLQALFAVMRERGVGSVVMEVSSHALVLGRVDGAVFDVAVFTNLSPEHMEFHTGMEDYFQAKAQLFTPRRSRLGVVNLDDEYGRRLVAEATVPLVTYSAQGRLDADWRAEDVEADLMSSAFTVTGPKGERLRATAPLPGPFNIANTLAAITALAAAGLDPQAAAEGVAAVPGVPGRLERVDAGQPYLAVVDYAHKTDAVESVLRALRSTTRGRIHAVLGCGGDRDSTKRGPMGAALARLADTAVLTSDNPRSEDPLAILAAMLAGAAEVPADRRAHVVVEPDRAAAVAAAVAAAEPGDIVLVAGKGHEQGQDIDGEVRPFDDREVLRAAIEKDRKAT, encoded by the coding sequence ATGGCAGGCACCGACCGTGACCAGCACGCCGCCGCCGGCGGTACGCGGCGCGACCCGCGACGGCCGCCCCCGGCCTGTTTTGGCCCGGAGCCCGGCCAGCCCGGTAACCTCACCGCCGTGTCCAACCCTGATCAAGCCACCCTCACCCAGCCGGGCGCGCCGCGCCCGACGCGGGTGCGTCCCAAGCCGCTGGCGGACCTCGCCCGGCGGCTCGGCGCCCCGGACCCCGGCGGTGACAGCACTGTCACCGGCATCACCCACGACTCGCGCGCGGTCCGCCCGGGCGACCTCTACGCCGCCCTGCCCGGCGCCCGCTTCCACGGCGCCGACTTCGCCGCCCAGGCCGCCGCCGCGGGAGCGGCGGCCGTGCTCACCGACCCGGCGGGCGCCGAGCGCGCCGCCGCCACCGGCCTGCCGGTGCTGACCGTCGCCGACCCCAGGTCGGTGATGGGCGGGCTGGCCGCGGCCGTCTACGACGAGCCCGGCGAGGCGCTGCTGCGGATCGGCATCACCGGCACCTCGGGCAAGACCACCACCGCCTACCTGGTCGAGGGCGGCCTGCGGGCCGCCACCGGCGGAGGCACGGGCCTGATCGGCACCGTCGAGACCCGGATCGGGGACGAGCGCCTCAAGAGCGAGCGCACCACCCCCGAGGCCACCGACCTCCAGGCGCTGTTCGCGGTGATGCGCGAACGCGGTGTCGGCTCGGTCGTCATGGAGGTCTCCAGCCACGCCCTGGTGCTCGGCCGGGTGGACGGCGCCGTCTTCGACGTGGCCGTCTTCACCAACCTCAGCCCGGAGCACATGGAATTCCACACCGGCATGGAGGACTACTTCCAGGCCAAGGCGCAGCTGTTCACCCCGCGGCGCAGCCGGCTCGGCGTGGTCAACCTCGACGACGAGTACGGCCGCCGGCTGGTCGCCGAGGCCACCGTGCCGCTGGTGACGTATTCGGCGCAGGGCCGCCTCGACGCCGACTGGCGGGCCGAGGATGTGGAAGCGGACCTGATGAGCAGCGCCTTCACCGTGACCGGCCCCAAGGGCGAGCGGCTGCGGGCCACCGCCCCGCTGCCCGGCCCCTTCAACATCGCCAACACCCTGGCCGCGATCACCGCGCTGGCCGCCGCGGGCCTGGACCCGCAGGCCGCCGCCGAGGGCGTCGCGGCCGTCCCCGGGGTGCCGGGCAGGCTGGAGCGGGTGGACGCGGGGCAGCCGTATCTCGCGGTGGTGGACTACGCGCACAAGACCGACGCCGTGGAGTCCGTCCTGCGGGCACTGCGCTCGACCACCCGCGGCCGTATCCACGCCGTCCTGGGCTGTGGCGGCGACCGCGACAGCACCAAGCGCGGCCCGATGGGCGCGGCGCTCGCCCGGCTCGCCGACACCGCCGTCCTCACCTCGGACAACCCGCGCTCGGAGGACCCGCTGGCGATCCTGGCGGCGATGCTGGCCGGCGCCGCCGAGGTCCCGGCGGACCGGCGCGCGCATGTCGTCGTGGAGCCCGACAGGGCCGCGGCGGTGGCCGCGGCCGTCGCGGCGGCCGAGCCGGGCGACATCGTGCTGGTGGCCGGCAAGGGCCACGAGCAGGGCCAGGACATCGACGGAGAGGTGCGCCCCTTCGACGACCGAGAGGTGCTGCGCGCCGCGATCGAGAAGGACCGGAAAGCAACGTGA
- a CDS encoding peptidoglycan D,D-transpeptidase FtsI family protein, translating to MNGPRPPRGDGAPAGRPRRDHGPRPVQGPRPGQGPRPAQGPRPPQSAQPRPRRPAEARPRPFPPPRGAGGGRGPHTPRGPRLVRLGRPRPRLRLVAVALTLVMGVFVVRLLQVQAVDASAYASKAAVNRWVTHDVTADRGTITDRSGVALATTVDAYDITADPYLFTPAQAKTKDAPAQAAELLAPIVGGDATTIARQLSTPGSRYQLLARQQSPQAWSQISDLKKALAAKAVKQPGANVLAGVFSESHTKRVYPGGDLAAGVLGFVNSKGTGGGGLETMLDKQLAGKNGKIRYAQSNGRQVPTAGVQEHPAVPGSDVELTLDRDIQWAAQSAITAQVSKSKADRGYVTVMDNRTGEVLAMADAPGFDPADLAHADPEALGNAAMQDAYEPGSVSKLMSMAAILDTGTATPTTHVIVPGTLPRADRVFHDDVDHGTWYLTLNGVLAKSSNIGTIEASGLLGKTQPQANQVLYSYLKKFGIGEPSGIGFPGETSGILAKPQDWNASQQYTIPFGQGLSLNALQATSVYATIANGGVRIEPSLIRGTTGPDGRFVPAAPPKKTRVVSARTAKTLSTMLESVVGSEQGTGINARIDGYRVAGKTGTANRVDPKSGTYKGYTASFMGFAPADNPRVTVSCVIQNPTKGSYFGGSICGPVFKQVMEFALKTLQVPPSGSPTPELPITFDPAEPVAPAAPATGARAR from the coding sequence ATGAACGGCCCCCGCCCGCCGCGCGGCGACGGCGCCCCCGCAGGCCGCCCGCGCCGGGACCATGGGCCGCGCCCGGTTCAGGGACCGCGTCCCGGCCAGGGACCGCGCCCGGCTCAGGGACCGCGCCCGCCCCAGAGCGCGCAACCGCGCCCGCGGCGCCCCGCGGAGGCCAGACCGCGCCCCTTCCCGCCGCCCCGCGGCGCCGGCGGCGGACGCGGACCGCACACCCCCCGCGGCCCGCGGCTCGTTCGGCTGGGCCGCCCCCGCCCGCGGCTGCGCCTCGTGGCGGTCGCGCTCACGCTCGTGATGGGCGTGTTCGTCGTACGCCTGCTCCAGGTGCAGGCGGTGGACGCCTCCGCGTACGCGTCCAAGGCGGCGGTGAACCGCTGGGTCACCCACGACGTCACCGCCGACCGCGGCACGATCACCGACCGCTCGGGTGTGGCCCTGGCCACCACCGTGGACGCGTACGACATCACCGCCGACCCGTATCTGTTCACGCCCGCGCAGGCCAAGACCAAGGACGCCCCCGCCCAGGCGGCCGAGCTGCTCGCGCCGATCGTCGGCGGCGACGCGACGACCATCGCCCGGCAGCTGTCCACGCCGGGCTCGCGCTACCAGCTGCTGGCCCGCCAGCAGTCCCCGCAGGCGTGGAGCCAGATCTCCGACCTGAAGAAGGCGCTCGCCGCCAAGGCGGTCAAGCAGCCCGGCGCCAATGTGCTGGCCGGGGTGTTCAGCGAGTCGCACACCAAGCGGGTCTACCCCGGCGGCGACCTCGCCGCCGGGGTGCTCGGCTTCGTCAACAGCAAGGGCACCGGCGGCGGCGGCCTGGAGACGATGCTCGACAAGCAGCTCGCCGGCAAGAACGGCAAGATCCGCTACGCCCAGTCCAACGGCCGCCAGGTGCCCACCGCCGGCGTCCAGGAGCACCCTGCTGTGCCCGGCTCCGACGTGGAGCTGACGCTGGACCGGGACATCCAGTGGGCCGCGCAGAGCGCGATCACCGCCCAGGTGAGCAAGTCGAAGGCCGACCGCGGCTATGTCACCGTGATGGACAACAGGACCGGCGAGGTGCTGGCGATGGCCGACGCCCCCGGCTTCGACCCGGCCGACCTCGCCCACGCCGACCCCGAAGCACTCGGCAATGCCGCGATGCAGGACGCGTACGAGCCGGGCAGCGTCAGCAAGCTGATGTCGATGGCCGCGATCCTCGACACCGGCACCGCGACGCCCACCACCCACGTCATCGTCCCCGGCACCCTGCCGCGCGCCGACCGGGTCTTCCACGACGACGTCGACCACGGCACCTGGTACCTGACGCTGAACGGCGTGCTGGCCAAGTCGAGCAACATCGGCACCATCGAGGCCTCGGGGCTGCTCGGCAAGACCCAGCCGCAGGCCAATCAGGTGCTCTACTCGTACCTGAAGAAGTTCGGCATCGGCGAGCCCAGCGGTATCGGCTTCCCCGGCGAGACCTCCGGCATCCTGGCGAAGCCGCAGGACTGGAACGCCTCGCAGCAGTACACGATCCCGTTCGGCCAGGGCCTGTCGCTGAACGCGCTGCAGGCCACCTCGGTCTACGCGACCATCGCCAACGGCGGCGTCAGGATCGAGCCCAGCCTCATCCGCGGCACCACAGGACCCGACGGGCGCTTCGTGCCCGCCGCGCCGCCGAAGAAGACCCGGGTGGTCAGCGCCCGGACCGCGAAGACGCTGTCGACCATGCTGGAGTCGGTGGTCGGCAGCGAGCAGGGCACCGGCATCAACGCCCGGATCGACGGCTACCGGGTGGCGGGCAAGACCGGTACGGCCAACCGGGTGGACCCGAAGAGCGGCACGTACAAGGGCTACACGGCGTCCTTCATGGGCTTCGCCCCGGCCGACAACCCGCGCGTCACGGTCTCCTGCGTCATCCAGAACCCGACGAAGGGCAGCTACTTCGGCGGCTCGATCTGCGGCCCGGTCTTCAAACAGGTGATGGAATTCGCCCTCAAGACACTCCAGGTGCCGCCGTCCGGCTCGCCGACGCCCGAGCTGCCGATCACCTTCGACCCGGCGGAACCGGTCGCCCCCGCGGCTCCGGCGACCGGCGCCCGGGCGCGGTGA